A stretch of the bacterium genome encodes the following:
- the holA gene encoding DNA polymerase III subunit delta, whose product MIYIYYGENSFLIQEKLTRIKETYLIKYSSGLNFFKFDLEENCDDLKSALESQSMFSEKKLVFLRGVLSVTEVKFEEVKEIINKNKFLNKSEDIILVLYDMLSSSAPPPHKASGGHGKATEDRLKYLKTLGEVKEFKNLDKPKLIDWCLKKSQEENIKISRADLAFLIDGVGCDTNRVWNELAKLSAYSGGMIQKKDIENLITFDLTASSFKVTEALAQKKAALALEGLEELWQKNEEPIMVLGALVWQFRNMLKLADVTASNAAQVAQKFKLNPWVAQKTLNALKNFSQPELKNIYQNLADADLAIKTGEKDGREALNDFVCGFLNK is encoded by the coding sequence ATGATCTATATATATTACGGTGAAAATTCGTTTTTGATTCAGGAAAAGCTGACCAGGATCAAAGAGACTTATTTGATCAAGTACTCAAGTGGGCTCAACTTTTTTAAATTTGACTTAGAAGAAAACTGCGACGATCTAAAATCTGCTTTAGAAAGCCAGTCTATGTTTAGCGAAAAGAAACTGGTTTTTTTACGCGGGGTTCTTTCTGTTACCGAAGTTAAATTTGAAGAAGTTAAAGAAATTATAAATAAAAATAAATTTTTAAATAAATCCGAAGATATAATATTAGTGCTATACGATATGTTGTCCTCCTCCGCTCCTCCTCCGCACAAGGCTTCGGGAGGACATGGCAAGGCTACGGAGGATAGGCTCAAGTATTTAAAAACCTTAGGCGAGGTTAAGGAATTTAAAAACCTAGATAAGCCTAAATTAATAGATTGGTGCTTAAAGAAAAGCCAAGAAGAAAATATTAAAATTTCTCGCGCCGATCTAGCTTTTTTAATAGACGGCGTGGGTTGCGATACTAATAGAGTTTGGAACGAGCTAGCTAAATTATCGGCTTATAGCGGCGGAATGATCCAAAAAAAAGATATAGAAAATTTAATCACGTTTGACCTGACGGCTAGTAGCTTTAAAGTTACCGAGGCTTTGGCTCAAAAAAAGGCGGCATTGGCTCTAGAGGGTTTAGAAGAACTTTGGCAGAAAAACGAAGAACCGATAATGGTTTTAGGAGCTTTAGTCTGGCAGTTTAGAAATATGTTGAAATTGGCCGATGTTACCGCGTCAAACGCGGCTCAGGTTGCGCAAAAATTTAAACTAAACCCATGGGTGGCTCAAAAAACGTTAAATGCTTTAAAGAATTTTTCCCAGCCCGAATTAAAAAATATCTACCAAAATTTGGCAGATGCTGATTTAGCCATTAAAACCGGCGAGAAAGATGGCCGCGAGGCTTTAAACGATTTTGTCTGTGGTTTTTTAAATAAATAG